The DNA segment GTTTCAAGATATCGTTTTCAAATTTCCTGTGATGGTAGATGCCAAAATCAGGTCAAGTTAAAGGTCATACCAAATGTGGAAATCAGTACAAACTTTAAATTAGCCACAATTTTTCATGGATCATCTTCAAATTTTGCAACAACATAGTAGGCCTTGGGGGACATGAGTACCTAGGTTGGCTAACCTTGACCTTTAAAtgactgtggaaaaaaaaaaaaaaaaaattcaagaacCCATATTGAGTAATATATCATATGAAAGGGCATGGGGAGAGCTGTACAATACAATTGAAATTTTTTCAATACAACACCCTGCGACGTCACAATGACGCCATAAAGCTTCGCAAAAGTCACACAAAGCATGAATAGatgttaaaatctcaagttTTTACAGCTTACAGAAGCCAAAGATTTCAGTCAGTTGGGCTCCAATCATGTGGGTGAAGATGATAAAATACACTATTCTAGTATTTAATGCttcaaggtcaaaggtcagggtcacagcaattaggaaaaaaaactgtaaagcaaTATATTGGTCATTgggggacattttttttttttttttctttaaaacattttttcaataTAACATTATATAACTTCACAATGACTCAAAAAGATTAATATACTACACTTGATACCCATATTTACAATGCTGACGTCAGCatgttgtaataaaaacatcataaaacattAAAGTTTCAGTATAGCCCTCTGAGAGCTCCTGTTTGTAAAGAATTGATTTAATGTTGATAATCcatcaaagaaataaaaactgaggCGCCCCCTGGTGGCCGCATGCTGATGAACAATCTATTTTTTTCTCTACCCGTTTTGCCAGTCTCTTTCTCCCCTCAtacttttattacatttttcttttcataaaaaCGTGAAAATAGGGTTTACCTCAGGTTAAAGGGGAAGAATAAAACCATTTGTGAAACTGTTAAAAAGACTCTGTATAAACAAACAGAGTAAATAAGGGCAAATTACTGACCTTTGTTATACTGTAAACATATTGCACCTTAaatttttttgtgtctgtgaaacATAACTCACGCTGtgagaagtcaaagaaaaagcagtttagatgttttctgtctGAGGTTAATGGTAAAAGCTGGAATCAAATCAAAGCAACATTACATATGTTAGTTGGAGGAGATAAAGTATCGTTTGGGTTGGGCCAACTGTTAAAGGGTGTTAGTTTTTTGTATGCTTTTGCTATGTTGCTTAGTGATAAACGTACGCAGGCATCGGATCTTTATCAACCCGGTGCAGCTAGTGTAAACACTGATATTGGCTGAACTTGGTATGTGTTGACTTCAAGGCGTTGTAAAGCACTTCAGTGACAAACTTCTCCGTCTCTCCTCTGACAGTTGCAAATGTGGATACATACGAATCAGACAGCAAACAGAACAACACGGCAGCGGCGAAGGAGCAGTGGAGCTCAGCCTCGCTCCCGCTGAGCGGTAAGCATCCATGTTTGTCGCCatagtgtttttttctctctctctctctctttactcACAGTGTGCTGTAATAATGTCACGTTTAATTGCTGTCCTGTGCTTTTCAGAGGAGCTGTGTTTGGAGCTCACCAGGGCAATCGAAGCCGGTGACACGCAAGCTGCTTCACAGCACGCATCCGCGCTGGCTCGACAGAAAGCGGCGCTGACGATACAGCTGTCAGAAAAAAACTACGCAGATGGGGAAATCAGGTGAGGAGGTGGAGAAACCTTTGGCTGTGTGGGGCTATTCAAGGCCATTATTATGACTGCTGTGTCTTCCAGGGCTTACCTGTGTGCCATATCTGTGTTGCAGTTTATCTGTGGTGGTGGAGGATGTCTCGTCATCCTGTTGTGTCACAGTGAAAGTGTTTCCCTACATGACTGTGGCTGCACTCAAGCAACAGGTCAGAAAACTGCTGGTTACAACAGCTGGAAACGTAGCTGATCATAAATTTGCACTCACTGACTTCCtcctcctttcttcttcttcttcttcaggtaTTTCTCGAGTACGGTTTCCATCCTCGCGTCCAGCGCTGGGTGATCGGTCAGTGTTTGTGCACCGAGCCGAGGTCATTAGCTTCCTATGGGGTGCAGAAGGATGGTGATACAGCGTACCTATACTTGATCTCTGCCCGGCAAGCCCGGATTACCCGCCAGCTGTTCCAGCAGGACCTGGAGAGTGCCCTACTCACCACACCCCTCCCCCCAGGCAACGGGCCCACCTCCCAGGACTGGAGGGGTTACAACACCCTCCCCTCGAGGCTTCCCCACAACAACCAGGGTGAGTTCAGGATACAtggcgatgatgatgatgtttcgGTTGCATCTGCATGAGTGCACTGCTGTGGTCCTGCTAGGTAACAACAACAGTTGTTAGCAGAGTCAGTCGCAGCCACCTTAACCATCCTCAGTACTTTAGAGCTTTTTGTCACTGATGTGCTGAGGTAATACTGATATAAACGGAACCTTTCCTGCTGCTGAATCAGGGGGATGTTGGAAGTTATTGCATAATTAGTTTCATTTCATTGGGTAAAGAAAGCCTTCGTGGAGGAAGCTGTGCCGCAGAGCAGCCAGCATTCTGTGACCGAACACCGGAGCAATGTTTGCTGACTCGATCATCTTTTAGGTTTACTGCGTCTCAAACTTGTGGTCAAGGAAGCATAAAGTCTAGTAGAAAGTCACCTGTGTACACTTTAAAGTCTCGTGTGATTTCCAGATTAGTTACTGACTGCAGAAGATTTGCAACCAGCTTTTAACTGTCCAAGTTTTTAACTGCCAGCCTGTTTTATCCTATTTCGTTGGTGTCCGAAACACCAACATAGACCTTTGTTTCAAAAAAGATGAACACCCCTCCACACGCTTGGCATCGACCAAGTCGAGTGCTTCCGAGCACCAAGATACAGAGTCCCATTTGTgaaactgatgatggaggagcaAATAGAGGAGCATGACAGGAGGAAAAGGGAAATACATATGATGGTACTACGCTGAAACCCAAGCCAGACTGCGTAACACCTAAATTGCTGAAAAGCATGATGACCACTGACACTGATGAGCATAAAGTGCTATTAGATTAATTATTCTAATTACTCGCTGTCTTTTGAGGGAATCTATGTGTAGAAAATACAAGAAACCCAACAATCCCTACAGTTTAAGAGTCGTCAAACCTGAATCAGCACTGCAGGACAACAATTCCTAATGTAGGAATCATACTGCGCGGTACATGTTCTGTCAGGAATTTGTGAGTGGGGCTGTTAAATAACCTTAAGATATTATTCAAAAACTACAATTCTTTATTTTGGGATTTTTGTAGGTGTGTGAACATCTTTCAAGCTGGATGTAGATGCAGCCAGTTTAACATTGTGTTGTCCGCAGGTACAGGTGGAGGGAGCGACAGACCAGGTGACATCAAAGATGTTCTCGACATTGAGAAGCTGCAGCTGAATGATCATACCAGCAAAGCGAGTAAAACACAGGTATGAGTTTAATATAGGATGCTTCTGACATTGCAGGGACACAGGGATGCTAAACTTAATTAACTCCCCTGCACCCTAATAGCAAATACATGTTTTGGCTCTAGTAAGCTGTATAAACAGACCCAGTCATTTCGTCCTGGAAGCTGGCCGACAATATGACAGCAACTGCTCTGTTCAGAATAGAGAAACAAGAGTTACCCCTAGTAGGCATCACAGGAGGGAAGAGTTCTTTATTATCTTTGTCATGCAATCATAGGTCAGTGCTGGTGGGCTCTGGGCTCTTAATCCCCACCCACAAACTAGAGTTGATGCAAAATCTGCTTAATTTTTCAAACCATAGTTCCCAGCAAGAAAAATAATGGTGAATTTGTTCATTACGAATAATGAACACCTTGACAGCACAGACATTATAGATGAGCAGTATTATTACTTTTGATATAGCTTTAAATGAACTCCACATGTATGTGTACTCAGCAGACAGAGTGGGCGTGTCCCTCGTGCACTTTCATCAACAAGCCATCTCGCCCCGGCTGCGAGATCTGCGCCACAGCCAGACCTGACACACAGAGCTTTATCCAGCAGGTACTATAACAGATACCTAGGAATCGATATTTGTTTTACTCTGCTGGACCTTCTCCCCCTGCTGACAGTGATCTGTTTTTTCATCTCGCACAAAGGAGAAAGGAAGGCGAGAGGATCGGGGAGAGTCTGGTTTAAGCAGCAGCTGACTGCCCTTCATCACTGTCCGGTTTTCACTTCTCActcactcgcacacacacatacatacacacagagtgAGAAGGCTAATTCTGCCACTTACATGTTGACAAAATACTTACATGAAGCCTGTCAAGTGCACTGAGAGTCCTCTGACAGCTGGCTGGCTGCTGAAGACGGGGCCGTTTGAAGCGCTGTAGCATGACGCAGAGCTGCACCCTTCGCTGCTCAGACGATGAACTGCTGACACGAAGCTTTGACAGTTTATATGGACATGACCTGACCATGACATACATCTGCATCAGGCCAGATCTCCTTGCTATTTATtttagtgtgtgcgtgtgtgcgtgggtgttagagtgtgtgtgtgtgtgtgtgtgtgtgtgtgtgtgtgtgtgtgtgtgtgtgtgtgtgtgtgtgtgtgtggagcaaGCAACACAGACAGCCTAATATTTATTTTAGGTGGGAAGAGAAGGGAGGTAAATTTGATTGGAGCTGAATTTGTGGAAATGTCAAACTCCGGTGTCTGCCAACTGTGAAGTGATAAGAAAGGTTGAAGCCTTGTGCAATACCCTGTTCTGTCTGTTAATATGACATCTGTTGGTGCCAAAAGAatattaaaagtgtttttaaaataaaaaagaagcagcagtggCTGTGAAGAGAAGGATTTGTGATGCATTTACAGGGTTGTtgagtgcttttatttttgtataacaTTGTATTACATGTATTATTTTTACCAGAGGAGCATTGAGTAATTGTACATTTTAGCAGCTGATCTAATTTGTTTCTTTGAGATGTGACAGCAAAAGAATGATCTGTTttcagtacataatactgtaaAAGCTCACATTATCTGAATAAACAAAATGGAattaaaacaaatgctgttttttctgttcttgtgAGATCTACAAACGTCGCTTTATTAGGCACATCCTGCTAGTAACAGGTTGGACCTCTGTTTGCCTTCAGAATTaacttaattcttcatggcacagattcaacaaggtgctggaaacatccaTCAGAATGGCATGACGGCATCGTACGGATGCTGCAcatctgtcagctgcacatccatgatgtgaatctcctgttccacatCATCCCAAGGGTGCTTTGTTGGTTTGAGATCTGGGAGCCATGTGAGTagagtgaactcattgtcatatcaagaaaccagtttgagatgatctgagtttTCTGACATGGTACGTTATCCTGCAGCCTTCAGACGATGGGtccactgtggtcataaaggcaTGAACATGGTCAGCATCAATACTCAGGAAGGCTGCGGTGTGAATCATAGCATCAGCTTCCTGCTCGTAGGTGAACAGAACCTGGTgtgatcttctgctgctgtagcccatcagCTTCAAGGCtcaagatgctcttctgcagcagtccccaaccctttttgcaccacggaccggtttatgtccaacaatattttcatggaccagcctttaaggtgtcgtggataaatacaacaaaataaacagtaccggtaccccccaaaaaaaaaaaaaaattattcataacacacaggaaaagacgcAGGGAAACCaagtaaacaattaaaaaaaataacgataaaaacagaaaaaccctgaaaaccataaatttcacactcAACTTTCGCGGCCTgctaccaaacgactcacggaccggccCTGTGGTTGAGGACCgctgctcttctgcataccttggctgTAATGTTATTTCTGTGTCTGTTCCTTTCCTATCATCTTGAAGCAGTGTGGTCATTCTTCTCCAACCTCTAGCATCAAGCAGGCATGTTTAACCAGAGAACTGCACCTCACTGGGTATTTTGTCTTTGACTGTTCTCTGATGTTTGTACAGGGAAGGACTTTGTGAAAGTCCTCTTAATCTGTGCCAACAGGTCATTTCAATCTTTTTAGTGTttttcaacattgaaaaaaatctatttttcatCCATGTTTATTATATTACAGATTACGATGTTAAATAATTCTGTGACACAGTAAATGATATAAAATTCGTGAACACCCCTGTCCTAATGGAACGTTTTTATGTATTTACGTTGCCGTAGTAAATAAGCTGTACGTATGTGCAGTGATAATACAGGAAGGtgtcaaaatgtattttatttttggcagccataaatatgaaataaacacaaaccAAAGTTTCAACAAGTATAAAAATATTAGATGTAGTGATGGCTTGTTCCAATGcagacaaacattttaaaaagaggcAGACAGCCAAAATGGTTTCTACCATTATATCACTGTTTTATATGTTGGTACCGAGTCAATGGTTAGCATCCTGTatgattaaaacaaaaagagagaaaacagcacAGTATTATTCTTTATgtatccccccaaaaaaacctttAGAAGAAATCCCCCAAAAAGTCTTTAATCAAAATCTCTTTTTACACAAATCAACCCAACCGTGACTTTTATAGTTATTGGGAAAAACTCATCCCCTTCATGCACCTATACTGTATAATTCTGAGACTGATGTTAAGTAgaaatcagttcattttgccCACTTTCAAATAGTTTTGGTGACTCAGAAATGCCTCTGAtgtttaaaagactgaaatacTTCGAGTAAACGTAATAACCAAATGTCCAAACATGGAGTTGGAGTTGCTGCGTCTTTTCCAAGGCAACTACAGTACAttgttttttcctctccagTGGATTCAACTGATAATTCTTCACATTCACCCAGCAATGACAAACCTGAGAACATTTTGGAGGGCGGTCGCACTCACGAGACTCTTCAGTGGACCTGTGGGCTACTTCCAGAAGAGGATGTTCCAGAAAAGCAGCCAGCATGGATAAACCAGCAAGGCTATGAGTGGGTAGACTAGAGATCCGTACAGAGAGTGGTCCAGGATCCCCTGTGAAATGACTGATAGATACAGCAACCAGCCATCTTGGAAACTGACAGGCATTTCTTGCAGCTCTtgaaagaaaaagactgaaaacaggaGCGTGCAAGCTGGGCTGAGGATGACCAAGATGAACGCTGACAAAACcctggagagagaaaaagagcagAACACAGTTTTAGTTCTGTATGGTGATAGAGGGCTATGAAGGCCAAAGTGTCTGTGCGGGTGTTTACTTTGGAACGTGGGGTGTGACAAAGGCAGCTAACGGCACCAGGGTGAGAGCCAGAATGAAGCCTAAGGAGAAGTTGATGAGGGCAGTGCAGCCCAGCAGCACAGCCAGATACAGCACCGCGACGAGCTTCAGCACTCTCCAGCCCTGCTCCGTGCCCTCCCCCGACAGCAGTCtgcaacaaacaacacaacagctcACTTAATCTCCCGCGTCAAGTTAGCCATTGTCTCATAATCAACTAAAATTTATGTTTTGACATGTTTACAATTTAAGTTTATGTACTGAACTTTGAGGGGTAATCCACACAGGAAGCTCACTTTAGTTGATTGACTCATTCGGGCCCCACAAATTTTAAGTCGCCGTCACCTTTTTTAACTTAAAGTTACCAAGTGCTACTGACTTTCTGCGGTTTCTGGTCGCTTAAGTGTGTGCACTGATGCATACATAACTCAGTGTGAGAACCCTAAATGATTTGAATTTGTGCTCATACTGAAAACTCAGTTTCATAGTTTGTACATTAATGTTTCGCCCTCCTCGAGTCACTCTACTCTGACATCAGgaactgccgctcactggatattcttctctctttttctgaccattctctgtaaaccctagagatggttgtgtgggcagtttgtgaaatactcagacAAAGCACTTCTTACTATCATCTGACTGActgattaaatatttgtgttaacaagcAGTAGGACAGGTGTATCTAATAAAATTACCAATGAAGGCTTACAAGAAAAATCaattcacacacacgcacacacacattatgtaGTACCTGTGTGTGTTATGTGGCAAAGCCAGGCCTGCTGTGTAAATAGCAATTGCTGTCAGGACCACAGCCTCGGTCTCAGACACAGGAAAATGTTCAACAGCAGTCTCCTGAAAACGGATCGGCAGCGCGTACAGAGCAACTCCTGTCAGGTGGCTGATCACCAGAGGAGTCAACACCGACAGCACTCCTGGACTGGACTGCTGGGAGGAAGCAGATTTTTATTAAAGTGTTGATTAACCAGACTTAAGCCAGCAAAGTTCAGGTTCAGTTTTGATGAGTTTGTCGTAGCACGTGTGTCTAACCTGATCAATGTCAGCAACTCCATCCTCTGTTGTCGATGGTGGAGTATTGAGTTGAACCCACAAGTCTAACGCCTGTATTACAGTCAAGGAAAAAACTCTGAAGGTTGAATTTGTTCCCACCCTGCTCTCAGCTGTTATTAGGTTTCTTTtatacatttcatttcatttttatttcaggaTACACGAAGCAGCAGAATAACGGCGAGCAGGCCGAAGGCTGGCATGTAGTATCCAATAGAGACAAAGTGAGAGAGTGACGGCATGAGGTAGAAGAAGTAGGACTGGTGCAGGCGCTCCAGGAGGTTATTCAGCTTACGATACATTCCTTCCAGCAGCCTGCAGGACATTcatttagacaaaaaaaaaaagatcataaAAGTGTCAAATTACAAGCAGAACATAAAAGccttaaatataaacaaaatcaGTATACACCATCTCTGACCTGCCGATGGTAGTGGCGTCAGTCTTGTACTGCCGGAAGCTGTTGACACCCTTGATGGTTGCAGCTTCGATGTGGTAGCGCAGAAACAGGCCGTGGTCTCCCCAGGGCCGCCCACTGGCCTGCTTCATCACCATTAGCATCATGGTCTGGACTGTGTGGCTGTACCCCGACACGCTATCCCAATCGTTCCTTTGCAGCTGTAAACACATCCACAAAGAAAAGCTACATAACGACTCTTCAACACATAGTCTTAGCACTCTGCTAaccacacacagagcagagtgCGTCTGTTTATAAGCCTTTACCTTGCCCTGGATGGTGCAAAGAACTCCTATCTTCTGACAGAAGGCATAGAAGAGGTTTGCTAAGTCCAGGTTGGGTAACTGGCCATTGAGACCTTCCAGTACCAGGTCCAAACTGGTGATGACATCACTGCTAAGCTCCAGGGACAGTGCTGCCTGGATTGATCCACCACGGCCTTGTAATGGAGACCACGACATACCTGGATGAACCATTTCAACAGTAAAGTTAACTTAGTTATACATCTCATTCCTTTATTTTACTGTACTGTAACTAGATACACGTGTTTGATCACCTGTAGTGTTGGTGTGATGGTAGCCCTCCAACCAGGCCTGCATACCAATCAAATCATGCTCATTGACAAGGAAGATGATGTCCTTGGCCCAGTAAATCTgatctattaaaaaaacaacattcatTAAACCAAGAAAAGCAAACAGCATCATTCAAATTGTGGAGAAGGAGAGGGGAATGGGTGCTGTACTCACTTCTGAAGTACTGAGCCAAGCCGAGAAGCAGTCCCACAGCCTGGTTGTTGCTATCACCTGGGCTGCAGGGAGCACTCAGCACCAGGGCTTCAGTCCGTGGAGCTCTAGGAGCTCGAAGGATACCATATACATTTGTGCCTTTTACAATCTGCCAAGAAGAGGAGACAGCACCAAAGGATAAGTCATTAAATATTCATAAAGATTATGCAAAAACCAGTCTGTCTCTTGCTGAGAACAAAATCAGTTTTCCACGATAAACTCACATatctctctttgttttcatcAGGGAAGGGTAGTGTGCGAGAGAAGCTCTGAGTAAACACTTCCAGTCCTCGATCCTGCATATTCTTCACGAGCCAGTCCACTGGCATCCCACTGCAGAGACGCAAATAGTCAAACAAGATTACTGTAAAAACGATCAGACTTCTACCGAGACTTGAGTttcaaataacaacaaaaaactagGAACAAACTGCATGAAGACCCACAAGCACAAGTCTATAGTAAACCTTACCCAACTTTCTTCTTATGGGCTGCAAACTCCCTCCCGGTGGCCAACGCTCTCTCCCCAGCTGGAAAGCGCTCCTCCACCATGGTAGAGCCCATGGCATTCTCTGACATGTATGTCCGCAGAGTGAACGGCTCAAAGGCCAAACCCATGAACCAAGCCACACCGGCAAAGTAGCAGACCACACTAAAACAAGACAGAAGTAATAttaatagagagagagagagagctaaaCGAAAGTAGGCAGACGTTTCACACTGACTAAAACTCACCAGATTGGGGCATTGAGGCGAGTCAGCATACTGATCAAAGCCCGTCTTCTGTTTGGGTCAGATAGCAGCCCCATATTTTCAGCTGTAACGTTACTCCAAAGCCTGGATTTACTGGCGGATCCtgaaggaaacacacagacaattTAAATATGATCTGTTAACAATCCGTAAGGATAACTACCGCTGAGGAATACACATCGATATGAAGACATTTATGACCATTCGACGCTGCGGTAATCACGCCTTTATATCGAGCTGAGAAATTGCTTCCTGGGATCCATTGTCAGAGCATCTACTGACAGCTGGGGTTAGCCTGGTGCAGCGAGCTAGCAAGCAAGCAGGACGGTTTCGCTGAGTGGTAAATGTTTAAACTCGCTATACgctgaaaaagctttttttttttttttttttaaagagctttaacaaaaatttttttattattttgcagaatatatatataaaaaacccACCTGTGTCCACTGGTCACATCCACCTTCAGAGGTGGGGCTTTATCGCAGAAGCCGATGCTAGACGTTTTCGATTTCCTTGTTTCTGCGGGAACATTACCGCGGCGCACCGACTTCCGCTCAAgcaagttaaaataaaataaagtaaaacaaaataaaacgacACAAAGAAATATTGAAAATACTGGATGAATAACCCGTTTCATCGTTATTTTAAGGTACATGTTTAAAACTTCCCTTAAAATTTTTCTTAAATGCTTAAAGCTCGTAGTTTTCATTTAGCTTACCTTAATACAGAGTGACTTTACTCGTGTATTTAGTTTAgaacagttttttaaattattatttattgctATAAAATGTAGAACATTAACTTAAACTTTTGAGATAGTAACCAGAAAGGGTTAAAATCTCAAAAATTTTGAGTTGGACAAACAAGCTTCCATCGTAgagagtagggagcaggtggGGAAGATAACCGGGAGTGATGGAGGTGTGTCCTGGAGAGAAGGTCAGTAGAAACAAGAGAGGATACATGTTTCAATGGCAGGGAGGCAGGTGGAGAGGTGAAGCTGCAGGAGCAGACGTCATATAAGTAGACAAGTTTGAATACCTCACTCACAAATAAACAACCAATAAGGAAATGATGCATGactaaaatatttattattacatttatcACATACATACAAAAGTATTCAGTGACTGATATAAATGAATTAAACGTTAATATCATTTGTAAATATTTAGTCCAATAACACTATTGTGTTATAATAAGTCCAATAACACTTTCAAGCTGCACTCGGAGTCCACATGTTCCTGCCGCCGTCCCACGTCACTCTCCAGTGAGCACCGAGGCTTCTTGAAGATGCTGCCTCACCACCTCATCCAGCACTTTGCTCACACCTTTACAAGCAGTCATTGCAGCTTCAATCAGAGTCTCAAGGTGATCCTGATGCAGTCTGGCATCCATCTGCAGCAGAGCGATCTGTCCACCTCGGGGCAGAAGCGCTAAAGCCAATGAGCTCACGCCTCCATTTTCCTCCGCATAGCACAGGTCAGCGAGGGGAGTCTCATCCACAAACCCTACAGTGCAGGCACACACATAGTCCCGCATAGGGATGCCAGCGTCAATCACTGCCAGTGTGGCAGCATTCACGCACACGCTGTAATTCCCTCCGTCTGACTGCAGAATCTGTTGGAAGACGATGGAAACGTGTTTGtgattacaattaaaaaaatctgtaataCCTATAATACCTCTCACCAGATTAAGTGTCAGTCCAACACGAACCTTGACATAGATATCAATTTGAGAGCGAGGGTACAGCTGGGTCATCACAGCAGCCTCAAACGTCTGCTTCAGGTGGAGGCTCATCTCAGTGGATTTGCGGTCTCCGTGTGGTCGTCTCTTCCTCTCCGCTGTGCTGAACGTGGCCATGCTATACTGACAGTTGATAACTGCTCGATCATGAAGAGTCCGACTTCGGGAACCTCGCATCTGAAGGAAAACGACACGTAAGAACTGATGTACAGCTTGGACTGGACGTTACTGTGCTTAAACACTGGGACAATGTTAACTGCGCTgaacataaagaaatgctgcaatATACACCAACTGGACACTTTTTTTGGTGCACTTGTTCGACGGCTTGTTAACGCAAATATACTTGGAATATAAACGTATCATTTGCACACAGTCAACCTGATTATTGTTGCTGActgtgtccatccctttatgatcaCATCTTGTGATgtttgcttccagcaggataacacccCACATCACACACCTCAAATAGGTTTCTTGAATATTCTCAAATGACCTCTACAATCACCATTTCTCATTCCAAAGGCATAACAGGAGCTTAATATTATGGATGTGCAACCAACAAATCAGCAGccactgtgtgatgctattatCTCAATATGGACTAAAAAACTCAAGTGGAAAAGTGTTGTTGAATTCATACCATGGGCCAAGGTGTACCCAATCAAGTGTCTAGAGAATGTATATGTTATCATAACTTTGATTTCAATTAATACTTCATGCTGTTGAGCCTTAAATAAAACTTCCTACACATCTGGTCTGCTTTGAGCAATAATTTAATAATGATACTACACTGTGCAAGTACTGCTACAAGCAAAAGATCTCGCTGAAAACTCCCCTTTCTCAGGTATTTACACTATATTATATCAAAACGTGGCGACTTTATGTCACTGGTGTGATGACCataatcaaatgcattttattGTTTATCCCCACTAACCCTCCCCTCCATCCGCGGCACTTACTTCGTGGGGACCGTACACCACGGCCAGAGCTTTGGTGTTCCCCTGCTCTAAATACGCAGAGCCGTCGGCCTGAGTGAACACACCCATACGGGCCTGAAGCTTCCGCAGCTCGGTGGCTTTTCTTCCATCTAAACGGTATCCTTGGTCAGACAGCAGTTCCAGGCCCGCCATGTTTCCGTAAACTTCGAATGAACGGAAACGCGGCGTCCCACGTGTCTCCTGCTACACTACATTACCCATACGCCGAGTACCTAATAGAAATACGGCAACACCATAGGTCCAAACCGAACGACAACTTccggaaaagaaaaacagccagAGCGGAAACCATGAGAAGCAGAGTTAGTATCCACAATAAACCGTTTTCATTGTGTTTAATACTCTGGTTTCACGTAACTGGTGGCTATggtcatcttttatatacagtgttgtGGTCCAAATATGTAGTGATGGGTTGTCAGTTacaataaatacagaaatatagtggttagcactgctggCTCACAGCAATAAGGTCCTGGGTTTAAACCACCAGCTAGATAGGGCCTTTCTCTGATGAGTTCACGTTTCCATTATGCTTGTGTGGTTTCTCTCCAGCTTCCTCACGTGCATTGGTTAACTTGTGATTTTAAATTGACC comes from the Oreochromis aureus strain Israel breed Guangdong linkage group 18, ZZ_aureus, whole genome shotgun sequence genome and includes:
- the gpaa1 gene encoding glycosylphosphatidylinositol anchor attachment 1 protein isoform X1, with product MGLLSDPNRRRALISMLTRLNAPICVVCYFAGVAWFMGLAFEPFTLRTYMSENAMGSTMVEERFPAGERALATGREFAAHKKKVGGMPVDWLVKNMQDRGLEVFTQSFSRTLPFPDENKERYIVKGTNVYGILRAPRAPRTEALVLSAPCSPGDSNNQAVGLLLGLAQYFRNQIYWAKDIIFLVNEHDLIGMQAWLEGYHHTNTTGMSWSPLQGRGGSIQAALSLELSSDVITSLDLVLEGLNGQLPNLDLANLFYAFCQKIGVLCTIQGKLQRNDWDSVSGYSHTVQTMMLMVMKQASGRPWGDHGLFLRYHIEAATIKGVNSFRQYKTDATTIGRLLEGMYRKLNNLLERLHQSYFFYLMPSLSHFVSIGYYMPAFGLLAVILLLRALDLWVQLNTPPSTTEDGVADIDQQSSPGVLSVLTPLVISHLTGVALYALPIRFQETAVEHFPVSETEAVVLTAIAIYTAGLALPHNTHRLLSGEGTEQGWRVLKLVAVLYLAVLLGCTALINFSLGFILALTLVPLAAFVTPHVPKVLSAFILVILSPACTLLFSVFFFQELQEMPVSFQDGWLLYLSVISQGILDHSLYGSLVYPLIALLVYPCWLLFWNILFWK
- the gpaa1 gene encoding glycosylphosphatidylinositol anchor attachment 1 protein isoform X2, whose protein sequence is MGLLSDPNRRRALISMLTRLNAPICVVCYFAGVAWFMGLAFEPFTLRTYMSENAMGSTMVEERFPAGERALATGREFAAHKKKVGGMPVDWLVKNMQDRGLEVFTQSFSRTLPFPDENKERYIVKGTNVYGILRAPRAPRTEALVLSAPCSPGDSNNQAVGLLLGLAQYFRNQIYWAKDIIFLVNEHDLIGMQAWLEGYHHTNTTGMSWSPLQGRGGSIQAALSLELSSDVITSLDLVLEGLNGQLPNLDLANLFYAFCQKIGVLCTIQGKLQRNDWDSVSGYSHTVQTMMLMVMKQASGRPWGDHGLFLRYHIEAATIKGVNSFRQYKTDATTIGRLLEGMYRKLNNLLERLHQSYFFYLMPSLSHFVSIGYYMPAFGLLAVILLLRALDLWVQLNTPPSTTEDGVADIDQSSPGVLSVLTPLVISHLTGVALYALPIRFQETAVEHFPVSETEAVVLTAIAIYTAGLALPHNTHRLLSGEGTEQGWRVLKLVAVLYLAVLLGCTALINFSLGFILALTLVPLAAFVTPHVPKVLSAFILVILSPACTLLFSVFFFQELQEMPVSFQDGWLLYLSVISQGILDHSLYGSLVYPLIALLVYPCWLLFWNILFWK
- the exosc4 gene encoding exosome complex component RRP41 yields the protein MAGLELLSDQGYRLDGRKATELRKLQARMGVFTQADGSAYLEQGNTKALAVVYGPHEMRGSRSRTLHDRAVINCQYSMATFSTAERKRRPHGDRKSTEMSLHLKQTFEAAVMTQLYPRSQIDIYVKILQSDGGNYSVCVNAATLAVIDAGIPMRDYVCACTVGFVDETPLADLCYAEENGGVSSLALALLPRGGQIALLQMDARLHQDHLETLIEAAMTACKGVSKVLDEVVRQHLQEASVLTGE